A genomic segment from Spirochaetota bacterium encodes:
- a CDS encoding acetylxylan esterase, whose protein sequence is MTVGNHGVIVLALSFASILYPQGRVLFTCNFEAGLGECRTQGDVSVVESSGGKYAQCTLTENKGVSRITLPAIALTDSTEVEVRVKYRTACNGAQHFGPWIYIAVTDGTKAINEPFILCSKTDEWKDGVVRFSCPDNARVLNVQLRLQGAQGRVDWDDITVLSIGAGRAAAIKNDGASFAAVDPRSIWEKPLLREVPAVFPVEGMDVPGLRSLFFEGVPYRGKPTRVFAWYGVPKIGGPKFPAMVLVTGGGGTAYAKWVRIWNDRGYAAIAMDTYGGIPFTNKDGSQPHSWAGPVGALDTFEQIDEPIEDQWPYHGVAAVLRAHSLIRSFPEIDTNRIGITGISWGGYLTSMASGIDGRFACAAPVYGCGYFLLDSGGMFDKLKSMGERGKKWTALWDASTVLKNARLPMLWLTGSTDRWFPIPSWQHSYRTAPGTRSIAMRAAWPHNQEVGANAPEIGRFMDSILTGTDAMPRIIEQKIEKDVLTVTYESPRPIVEAELNYTSDSGTSEKRAWNTVYIPFDAEGKKVTVPVPPSATFYFCNIADRDGVIASSECMEHTATAAAAAMNGTVILNEDFENRGVGITPKGVSQDRAKGATIEITDEVSASGTRSLRFTDAPGLAYAYHPVREFYLGSSTMTKGLVTLAFNFRNSKAKPGHMVIEMRDMRKSPHQRGPRLEFTANGKLSVGGKETALPFDSWTRIEMTMILDGSGGRTHTLKITGENVVSEMSAIPCSPEFGAISWLAFMMPSETNGVIYLDDILFSCQ, encoded by the coding sequence ATGACCGTTGGAAATCACGGGGTGATCGTTTTGGCGCTGTCATTCGCATCGATACTGTACCCGCAGGGCCGTGTTCTATTTACATGCAATTTTGAGGCCGGTCTCGGTGAATGTAGAACGCAGGGGGATGTATCGGTGGTAGAATCTTCCGGCGGGAAATATGCGCAGTGCACCCTTACGGAAAATAAAGGAGTATCCCGTATTACGCTCCCGGCGATAGCGCTCACCGACAGCACTGAAGTTGAAGTGCGGGTGAAATACCGTACGGCGTGCAATGGGGCCCAGCATTTCGGCCCGTGGATATATATCGCGGTGACCGACGGAACAAAAGCCATTAACGAACCGTTCATCCTTTGTTCGAAGACTGACGAGTGGAAAGACGGCGTCGTTCGTTTTTCGTGTCCGGATAATGCCCGGGTGTTGAACGTGCAATTACGCCTGCAGGGAGCTCAAGGTCGGGTTGATTGGGATGATATTACCGTCCTTTCGATCGGGGCCGGGAGAGCAGCTGCGATAAAGAACGATGGCGCTTCCTTCGCTGCTGTCGATCCGCGATCTATCTGGGAAAAACCGTTGTTGCGTGAAGTGCCGGCAGTATTCCCCGTTGAAGGGATGGATGTTCCCGGTTTGCGCTCGCTCTTTTTTGAAGGTGTACCGTATCGCGGTAAACCGACACGGGTGTTCGCGTGGTACGGCGTTCCCAAGATCGGCGGTCCGAAATTTCCGGCGATGGTACTGGTCACTGGCGGCGGCGGCACGGCGTACGCCAAATGGGTACGTATATGGAATGATCGGGGGTATGCAGCCATTGCGATGGATACCTACGGCGGAATACCGTTCACGAACAAGGATGGGAGTCAGCCGCATTCGTGGGCCGGCCCTGTCGGCGCATTGGATACGTTTGAGCAGATCGATGAACCTATCGAGGATCAATGGCCGTATCATGGCGTTGCAGCGGTGTTGCGCGCCCATTCGCTTATCCGTTCATTTCCTGAGATAGATACGAACCGCATCGGCATCACCGGTATTTCATGGGGCGGCTACCTTACGAGCATGGCGTCGGGTATCGACGGACGCTTTGCGTGCGCGGCCCCGGTATACGGCTGCGGATACTTTTTACTGGACAGCGGCGGCATGTTCGATAAGCTTAAAAGCATGGGTGAACGCGGGAAAAAATGGACGGCGCTGTGGGACGCTTCAACGGTGCTCAAGAACGCACGTCTGCCGATGCTCTGGCTTACCGGGTCAACCGACCGCTGGTTCCCGATTCCTTCATGGCAGCATTCGTATCGCACCGCACCGGGAACGCGCAGCATCGCGATGCGGGCAGCGTGGCCGCATAATCAGGAAGTGGGTGCGAATGCGCCGGAGATCGGACGGTTCATGGATTCCATTCTTACCGGCACCGATGCGATGCCGCGCATCATCGAACAAAAAATAGAGAAGGATGTTCTCACGGTTACATATGAATCCCCGCGGCCGATCGTGGAGGCGGAACTTAATTACACATCAGATTCCGGTACGTCCGAGAAGCGGGCGTGGAATACGGTATATATCCCGTTCGACGCTGAAGGAAAAAAAGTCACTGTTCCAGTTCCCCCGTCGGCAACGTTCTATTTCTGCAACATCGCCGATCGCGACGGGGTCATTGCAAGCAGTGAATGTATGGAGCATACCGCCACCGCTGCGGCCGCCGCAATGAACGGAACTGTCATCCTGAATGAAGATTTTGAGAACCGCGGGGTGGGCATTACGCCCAAGGGTGTATCGCAGGATCGCGCAAAAGGCGCAACCATTGAGATCACCGATGAAGTGTCGGCATCCGGCACGAGATCACTGCGGTTTACCGACGCCCCCGGCCTCGCATACGCATATCATCCCGTGCGCGAGTTCTATCTCGGCAGCAGCACGATGACAAAAGGTCTGGTAACGCTTGCGTTCAATTTCCGCAACAGCAAGGCAAAGCCGGGGCATATGGTGATTGAAATGCGCGATATGCGAAAGTCGCCGCATCAGCGCGGACCGCGTCTCGAGTTCACTGCGAACGGGAAATTGTCGGTCGGCGGAAAAGAAACAGCGCTTCCCTTCGATTCCTGGACGCGCATTGAGATGACAATGATATTGGACGGCAGCGGCGGAAGAACGCATACGCTCAAGATCACCGGAGAAAACGTCGTCAGCGAAATGAGCGCTATTCCCTGCAGCCCGGAGTTCGGCGCTATCTCCTGGCTTGCGTTCATGATGCCGAGTGAAACGAACGGCGTGATATATCTCGATGACATTCTATTCTCTTGTCAATAA
- a CDS encoding AraC family transcriptional regulator, with translation MPNVFEDVHFIRQHERIHLPAVPLAVGVTRHHVRTVRRESSSAWCTSIEYCVSGKLSVTINGLSFTIRPGDVYILPRHGSYEVSSPVPERTKKYYLYYERMEIEQLLGMHGLNKTMHIPGCKVLAPVFKRALSIAERFEEAPDSSKNTLLAMAAAAAMNVITHCALAVQYDRQHSRDVLRVKNFIDTHFHAPLTLADVSAASGKSIAHVIRRFKRETGVTPIDYLIMRRVETAAVLLTSTDESLRAIAKRTGFKNEHYFSTVFKLRFGRSPASLRVK, from the coding sequence ATGCCGAACGTATTTGAGGACGTCCACTTCATCCGACAGCACGAACGCATCCATCTTCCTGCCGTTCCGCTCGCTGTCGGGGTCACGCGGCATCACGTGCGGACCGTACGGCGCGAGTCATCCTCTGCCTGGTGCACATCCATTGAATACTGCGTCTCAGGTAAGCTCTCGGTCACGATAAACGGCCTTTCGTTCACCATACGCCCCGGCGACGTGTACATTCTCCCGCGGCACGGCAGCTATGAGGTGTCTTCACCGGTGCCCGAGAGAACAAAAAAATACTACCTCTATTATGAACGAATGGAGATAGAACAGCTGCTCGGCATGCACGGTCTTAATAAAACGATGCATATCCCGGGATGCAAAGTGCTTGCCCCGGTCTTCAAGCGTGCACTGTCGATCGCTGAACGATTTGAAGAAGCACCCGACAGCAGCAAGAACACGCTTCTTGCTATGGCCGCCGCGGCCGCTATGAACGTGATCACACACTGCGCGCTTGCCGTGCAGTACGACCGGCAGCATTCACGCGATGTGCTCCGGGTGAAAAATTTCATCGATACGCATTTTCATGCGCCTCTGACACTTGCCGATGTGAGCGCCGCGAGCGGCAAATCGATCGCGCATGTCATTCGCCGCTTCAAGCGGGAGACAGGCGTAACCCCTATTGACTACCTGATTATGCGCCGCGTTGAGACGGCTGCGGTGCTCCTGACATCCACCGACGAAAGTCTTCGGGCTATTGCGAAGCGCACCGGTTTTAAGAACGAGCATTATTTCTCGACCGTGTTCAAACTGCGCTTCGGCAGATCACCTGCGTCGCTGCGGGTGAAATAA
- a CDS encoding dienelactone hydrolase family protein, with protein sequence MPANRDTEGWHLNKADIITDSGERFVRLDLKIDRGYSGLITTVSADPGDYELSIEYRSTDIQSSRDKGSWVYMAFKDAQGKNVGEQFQTFEQSPSWKSSSIQVKAPAGTMKLFISIRQQNLIGTMDIRSVEIRSAGDKKRIAVLSVEAMNALAWLLDAGNKMSPDGEASPAGGNIFLPYLKGKAPKIVRDISMENISGVVVQKFVFRSLLVGGDTQDVYAIIARPSGEGNYPGLLWLHGGYGCADPIAAIRYAKAGYITIAPDLPGIGDPKLCTNSVGPWTNRFAKLGWTTKPDPAANETFDAVVAALEAFDLLSAQPGVIKERIGISGISMGGYTTTMISGLLGKRVKAAYSKFGCGFYDRGSTWMAGLNDTPDEQRKAWLDNFDAGRRAPDIQVPYFIAAAVRDHFFWPPAVNATVSVIPGANLAYAPVRTHQLAGIPDGDNLDLLYLAYHLKGEGKPFPKVTIDGCETQADGGKLVTFSVEAPLPIQTATLFVTAGGKEWEQIPWEPIAAKTMRENRFQAVITPDKITRQGAWFVNVSDARPATAGSFVYSMEATGTGATLLPVGVTQK encoded by the coding sequence GTGCCGGCGAATCGTGATACTGAAGGATGGCATCTCAATAAAGCCGACATAATAACGGACAGCGGGGAGCGCTTTGTACGGCTGGATCTTAAGATCGACCGCGGGTATTCCGGTTTGATCACGACGGTCTCGGCAGATCCGGGTGACTATGAGTTGAGCATTGAATATCGATCAACCGATATTCAGTCATCGCGGGACAAAGGCTCATGGGTGTATATGGCATTCAAGGATGCACAGGGCAAAAATGTCGGCGAACAATTTCAGACATTCGAACAATCGCCCTCGTGGAAAAGCAGTTCCATCCAGGTGAAAGCCCCGGCAGGAACAATGAAGCTTTTCATAAGTATTCGACAGCAGAATCTCATCGGGACGATGGACATACGATCGGTCGAGATACGATCGGCCGGCGATAAAAAACGGATTGCGGTGCTCAGCGTCGAGGCTATGAACGCATTAGCGTGGCTTCTGGATGCGGGAAATAAGATGAGTCCTGACGGCGAGGCTTCGCCTGCCGGAGGGAATATTTTCCTTCCCTATCTGAAAGGTAAGGCGCCGAAGATCGTGCGGGATATCAGCATGGAGAACATAAGCGGTGTTGTCGTGCAGAAATTTGTTTTCCGGTCTCTCTTGGTCGGCGGTGATACGCAGGATGTGTACGCTATCATCGCGCGGCCTTCCGGCGAGGGGAATTATCCCGGACTACTGTGGCTCCATGGCGGGTATGGATGTGCCGATCCCATTGCGGCGATACGGTATGCGAAGGCGGGATATATCACGATCGCCCCCGATCTTCCGGGGATCGGCGACCCGAAACTATGTACGAACTCGGTAGGACCATGGACGAACCGTTTTGCGAAACTCGGCTGGACGACAAAGCCAGACCCTGCCGCGAATGAAACATTTGACGCTGTGGTAGCGGCCCTTGAGGCGTTCGATCTGCTTTCAGCACAACCAGGGGTCATCAAAGAGCGTATCGGTATAAGCGGCATTTCGATGGGCGGCTATACAACGACAATGATTTCCGGTCTTCTCGGCAAAAGGGTCAAAGCAGCGTACTCGAAATTCGGCTGCGGATTCTACGATCGGGGAAGTACATGGATGGCAGGGTTGAATGATACACCGGATGAACAGCGCAAGGCATGGCTTGATAATTTCGATGCCGGCCGCCGGGCACCGGATATCCAAGTTCCGTATTTCATCGCCGCGGCAGTGAGGGACCACTTCTTCTGGCCGCCTGCGGTCAATGCAACGGTGTCAGTAATTCCGGGGGCCAATCTTGCCTATGCCCCGGTGCGCACGCATCAGTTGGCGGGAATACCTGATGGGGACAATCTCGATCTATTGTATCTTGCCTATCATCTGAAAGGCGAGGGTAAGCCGTTCCCGAAAGTAACAATAGATGGTTGCGAGACACAGGCGGATGGCGGAAAGCTGGTGACGTTTTCCGTAGAGGCCCCCCTGCCGATACAGACAGCTACCCTGTTCGTTACCGCCGGCGGAAAGGAATGGGAGCAGATCCCCTGGGAGCCGATCGCTGCAAAGACCATGCGTGAGAACCGATTTCAGGCTGTCATCACACCCGATAAAATAACCAGGCAGGGCGCATGGTTCGTGAACGTATCCGATGCGCGGCCGGCGACCGCCGGGAGCTTTGTATACAGCATGGAAGCGACCGGTACCGGAGCAACGCTCTTGCCGGTGGGTGTCACGCAGAAATAA
- a CDS encoding alpha-L-fucosidase, whose translation MAKGKIDDVHNEEVAAQHAQIGATAAMTDAAFKRNDHPDAQWFAEAGMGLFLHFGISSVRGEGDLSWSMMKRSTTAAETNAKYGIYAVQTNVSPAHYWEQANGFTADRFDPRKILTAAKNAGCSYAVLTTRHHDGFALWPSRFGELNIGRYQQGRDIVREYVDGCRAAGIKVGFYYSPPDWYFNRERMSFNYGGRAPDLDVHHRPGTLPVLSDEESAAYDERNAVYLRGQVEELLTNYGTIDVLWFDGSAACVMDRIGIAWIRSLQPGIVINPRQHGVGDFDTSECRFPDTRFPGWWEYCHVFSDGAWGYLNHNSYKPAGWALAELAKARSWGGNFLPNAAPDSHGEMPPEYYRRMEQIAKWMEYGAPSVFGVKPGPWPERSDVPVTICGNIWYLHIDMINDGAATVSGVTKPVSVKLLRTGGSLAFTFDDGKLSVVIPGDQRTTLDDVVAVQFWT comes from the coding sequence ATGGCGAAGGGAAAGATCGATGACGTACATAATGAAGAAGTTGCAGCACAGCATGCACAGATAGGCGCGACCGCAGCGATGACAGATGCTGCGTTCAAGCGCAATGATCATCCCGATGCGCAATGGTTCGCGGAAGCGGGGATGGGACTTTTTCTCCATTTCGGGATATCAAGCGTTCGCGGCGAAGGCGATCTGTCGTGGTCGATGATGAAGCGCAGTACAACGGCGGCGGAAACGAACGCGAAATACGGGATCTATGCGGTGCAGACGAATGTTTCTCCGGCGCATTACTGGGAACAGGCGAACGGTTTCACCGCCGACCGTTTTGATCCGCGTAAGATACTCACCGCTGCTAAGAACGCCGGATGCAGCTATGCCGTGCTTACGACGCGGCATCATGACGGCTTCGCTTTATGGCCGAGCAGATTCGGCGAACTGAACATCGGCAGATATCAGCAGGGACGGGATATCGTACGCGAGTATGTCGACGGCTGCCGGGCCGCGGGAATAAAAGTAGGATTTTATTATTCTCCGCCGGATTGGTATTTCAATCGCGAGCGGATGTCGTTCAATTACGGCGGCCGCGCCCCCGATCTCGATGTGCATCACCGTCCGGGCACGTTGCCGGTGCTTTCCGATGAGGAAAGTGCAGCGTACGATGAGCGGAATGCAGTCTATCTGCGCGGACAGGTCGAGGAACTTCTCACGAATTACGGTACTATCGATGTGCTTTGGTTCGACGGAAGTGCCGCCTGTGTGATGGACCGCATCGGCATTGCATGGATACGCTCGCTGCAGCCGGGCATCGTCATCAACCCGCGGCAGCACGGTGTCGGCGATTTCGATACGTCCGAATGCCGCTTTCCCGACACGCGATTTCCCGGCTGGTGGGAATACTGTCATGTATTCTCTGACGGCGCGTGGGGGTATCTGAATCACAACTCGTATAAGCCCGCGGGATGGGCACTTGCCGAACTTGCCAAAGCACGATCATGGGGCGGAAACTTTCTTCCCAACGCGGCGCCTGACAGTCACGGAGAAATGCCGCCGGAATATTATCGGCGTATGGAACAGATAGCGAAGTGGATGGAATACGGTGCTCCGTCGGTCTTCGGCGTAAAGCCCGGTCCCTGGCCGGAACGATCGGATGTACCCGTGACGATATGCGGGAATATCTGGTATCTTCATATCGACATGATCAACGATGGCGCGGCGACCGTTAGCGGCGTAACGAAACCCGTCTCCGTGAAACTCCTGCGTACCGGAGGATCGCTTGCGTTCACTTTTGATGACGGAAAGCTTTCGGTAGTCATCCCGGGCGATCAGCGGACTACACTCGATGATGTTGTTGCTGTGCAGTTCTGGACATAG